AATGCTTCTACCTTCTACCAATGTGGCAGCGTGGGAACAAATGGCACGCTGACCAGCTGCGCCACCGAAAACTACTTCAGCTACGTGATGCAGACCTGCGGACCCTGCGATTCGTATTTGCCCTCCACTatttgctctgctctgccttTCAATGCCACATGCGTGCCCATTGAGTCCgccacaacagcagcaccagccaCCACTGCCTCCACCGCTACCACCGCTACCACCGCCACTGGCTCCACCGCTACCACCACCACTGTCGCACCGTCAGTCAGCACCGCCAGCACTGCCGCACCAACCAGCAACGACACCACGGCTGCCCCAACAACCGAGGCACCTAGCACCACCTCAGCCGTTCCCGAGTCACCCACCGAAGCATCAGACTCGACCACGGCCGGTGGCAGTGCCGATGAGGCACCTTCGGGCACCACCATCTTCATTCCCCAGCCTCCCTCCCCCGGTGAGAGCGATGTCCCTACTCCGGTTACGCCCGTGCCCACTGCCCCGAACATTGAAGTCACTCCCCCAACCGTCCAGAGTGCCCCTGCTTAATAGAATTAAAACCACAATCGTTCAGTACTTCCGCCTTTCCGCATTTTggcatgtatgtacatatgtaccgATATTCCCTGAATAAAGTGTTCGCAGAACAATGAGCCAAACACAATCCCGTTTCCCGAGCAAATCTTACCCAGTTG
This region of Drosophila miranda strain MSH22 chromosome 2, D.miranda_PacBio2.1, whole genome shotgun sequence genomic DNA includes:
- the LOC108157198 gene encoding peritrophin-55 — translated: MKTVIFVLAAIVAVNAQNTCSRTPVYTEKIDPVVCPKAGIKLPNYANASTFYQCGSVGTNGTLTSCATENYFSYVMQTCGPCDSYLPSTICSALPFNATCVPIESATTAAPATTASTATTATTATGSTATTTTVAPSVSTASTAAPTSNDTTAAPTTEAPSTTSAVPESPTEASDSTTAGGSADEAPSGTTIFIPQPPSPGESDVPTPVTPVPTAPNIEVTPPTVQSAPA